In Paenibacillus phoenicis, one genomic interval encodes:
- the rpoE gene encoding DNA-directed RNA polymerase subunit delta — MSTPLNLKIDPEKIQEIPMVDLAFMILKAANTPYYYRDLMNEVAKLRGMTEEQINEAIAQLYTEINIDGRFACVGTNLWGLKRWYPIERSEDPVGNSKRPRIINDDDDDLEDDDFVEEDDTYVSEDEEDYDVLDGDSEDELFPDDDDDDVEDVDDDELLPDEELEDEDDLVEEDEDLDTDADFDDSDED, encoded by the coding sequence GTGAGTACCCCGCTGAATTTGAAAATCGACCCGGAGAAAATCCAGGAAATTCCTATGGTCGACTTGGCCTTTATGATCTTGAAGGCGGCAAATACGCCGTATTACTACCGTGACTTGATGAATGAGGTCGCCAAGCTTCGCGGCATGACCGAGGAGCAAATTAACGAGGCGATTGCGCAGCTTTATACGGAGATCAACATTGATGGTCGGTTTGCCTGCGTTGGCACCAACCTGTGGGGCCTGAAACGCTGGTATCCGATCGAGCGGTCGGAGGATCCGGTTGGCAACTCCAAGCGTCCGCGCATCATTAACGATGATGACGACGATCTGGAAGACGACGATTTTGTGGAAGAGGACGATACATACGTATCCGAAGACGAAGAGGATTACGATGTGCTCGACGGGGATTCCGAAGACGAGTTGTTCCCGGATGATGACGATGACGACGTGGAAGATGTTGATGACGATGAGTTGCTTCCTGACGAAGAACTTGAAGACGAGGACGACCTTGTCGAAGAGGACGAAGATCTGGACACCGATGCGGATTTCGACGACAGCGACGAGGATTAA
- a CDS encoding CTP synthase, producing MAKYIFVTGGVVSSLGKGITAASLGRLLKNRGLKVTIQKFDPYINVDPGTMSPYQHGEVFVTDDGAETDLDLGHYERFIDINLSKNSNVTTGKIYSSVIGKERRGEYLGGTVQVIPHITNEIKERVFRAGREAGSDVVITEIGGTVGDIESLPFLEAIRQIKSDIGRENVMYIHVTLIPYIKAAGEVKTKPTQHSVKELRSIGIQPNVIVCRTEHELSDDIKAKIAQFCDVDPSAVVECRDANTLYEVPLNLRDEGLDEIVVNHLKLTTPAPDMREWEGLVDRINKLEKTVEIAIVGKYVALHDAYLSVVESLSHAGFDANADVKIRWVNAEEVTDENVDELLQGVGGILVPGGFGDRGIEGKITTIKYAREKRIPFFGICLGMQVAVIEYARSLAGLQGANSSEINPATEYPVIDLLPEQKDIEDLGGTMRLGLYPCKLAPGSLAMQCYNDELIYERHRHRYEFNNAYRETLERVGLRISGTSPDGRLVEIVELPDHPWFLAVQFHPEFTSRPNRPQPLFREFVKASIAHLS from the coding sequence GTGGCAAAATACATTTTCGTGACAGGCGGGGTCGTATCCTCACTGGGGAAGGGCATTACGGCGGCTTCGCTGGGAAGGCTGTTGAAGAACAGGGGATTAAAGGTAACGATCCAGAAATTCGATCCTTATATTAACGTCGATCCGGGCACGATGAGCCCGTATCAGCACGGGGAAGTGTTCGTCACGGACGATGGCGCCGAGACCGACTTGGATCTGGGCCATTATGAACGTTTTATCGATATCAATCTTTCTAAGAACAGCAATGTGACGACAGGGAAAATCTATTCCTCCGTTATCGGCAAAGAACGCCGGGGCGAGTATCTGGGCGGTACGGTTCAGGTCATCCCGCACATTACGAACGAAATTAAAGAGCGTGTCTTCCGCGCCGGGCGGGAAGCGGGATCTGACGTTGTAATCACCGAGATCGGGGGAACCGTCGGTGACATCGAGAGCTTGCCGTTCCTGGAAGCGATTCGTCAAATCAAAAGCGACATCGGACGCGAGAACGTGATGTATATTCACGTGACGCTCATTCCATATATCAAAGCGGCTGGCGAAGTTAAAACCAAGCCAACGCAACACAGCGTCAAGGAGCTGCGCAGCATCGGGATTCAGCCGAACGTGATCGTCTGCCGTACGGAGCATGAGCTGTCGGACGATATCAAAGCGAAAATCGCACAGTTCTGCGATGTAGATCCAAGCGCGGTAGTGGAGTGCCGGGATGCCAACACGCTGTACGAAGTACCGCTGAACCTGCGCGATGAAGGGCTGGACGAAATCGTCGTTAACCATCTGAAGCTGACGACGCCGGCTCCGGATATGCGTGAGTGGGAAGGCCTCGTTGACCGGATCAACAAGCTGGAGAAGACGGTGGAAATCGCCATCGTCGGGAAATATGTAGCGCTGCATGACGCCTATCTCAGTGTGGTAGAATCGTTGTCTCACGCTGGTTTTGATGCGAATGCGGATGTGAAGATTCGCTGGGTAAATGCAGAAGAAGTAACGGACGAGAACGTGGATGAGCTGCTGCAAGGCGTCGGCGGGATTCTTGTCCCGGGCGGTTTCGGCGATCGCGGCATCGAAGGCAAAATTACGACGATCAAATATGCCCGTGAGAAACGGATTCCGTTCTTCGGTATCTGCTTGGGGATGCAGGTCGCAGTGATCGAATACGCTCGTTCGCTTGCCGGACTTCAAGGCGCGAACAGCTCGGAGATCAACCCTGCCACCGAGTATCCGGTGATCGACCTGCTGCCGGAGCAGAAGGATATCGAGGATCTGGGCGGTACGATGAGACTTGGGTTGTACCCTTGTAAGCTGGCACCAGGATCGCTTGCGATGCAATGTTATAACGACGAATTGATCTACGAGCGCCATCGCCACCGGTATGAGTTCAACAATGCGTACCGTGAGACGTTGGAGCGCGTTGGCCTGCGCATTTCCGGGACATCACCGGACGGACGCCTGGTGGAAATCGTCGAGCTTCCGGATCATCCTTGGTTCCTGGCGGTGCAGTTCCATCCGGAATTTACCTCCCGTCCGAACCGTCCGCAGCCGTTGTTCCGCGAGTTCGTGAAAGCTTCGATCGCACACTTGTCCTAA
- a CDS encoding response regulator, with product MEEKKVLIVDDQNGIRILLMEVFSSEGYKTFQAANGKMALEIVRSDSPDLVLLDMKIPGMDGLEILKHIKEVNPEIKVIMMTAYGELDMIKEATDLGALMHFTKPFDIDEMRAAVNLQLKSGNVL from the coding sequence GTGGAAGAGAAGAAAGTGTTAATCGTCGACGATCAGAACGGTATCCGCATTTTATTGATGGAAGTGTTTAGCAGCGAAGGGTATAAAACGTTTCAGGCAGCCAACGGTAAGATGGCATTGGAAATCGTCCGCAGCGACTCGCCGGATTTAGTGCTTCTCGACATGAAAATCCCGGGCATGGACGGTTTGGAAATCCTTAAGCATATCAAGGAGGTCAATCCAGAGATCAAGGTCATCATGATGACCGCTTACGGCGAGCTCGACATGATCAAGGAAGCGACGGACCTTGGGGCTCTGATGCATTTTACGAAACCCTTTGACATTGATGAAATGCGCGCAGCAGTTAACTTGCAGCTTAAAAGCGGAAATGTACTTTAA